The Candidatus Methylomirabilota bacterium genome includes the window CGGGGCCGGGGCTCCCGGAGCGCGGCGAGGACGAGATCGCGCACCTTCGCGCGCGCGATCTCGAGGTTCGCGGCCTGCTCGCGCGTGGCCTGGCTGGTGACGACGAGCTGGCCGCTCGCGTCGAGCCGGTGACGGGCGAGCACGCGCAGCCGCTCTCGGGCCGCGTCCGTCAGACCTTCGATGGCCGCGAGATCGACGCGCAGGTCGATCTTGGTGGCGACCTTGTTGACGTTCTGACCGCCGGGGCCGGAGGCGCGCACCGCGCGCACGGTGATCGCGCCCGCGGGAACCCTCACGTCGTCCGTGACGATGATGGGCCGGCTCACACGACCATTCTAACGTTGCGTCTATAATTCCTGGGTATGACTCCGGCCCAACGGCGGCGGCTTACGGCGGTGGCGCGCGGCCGGGAGCCCGCCGATCTCTATCTGCGCGGCGGCACCCTGTTGAACGTCTACACCGGCGAGCTCTACCCGGCGAACGTCGCCCTCGCCGGCGAGCGGATCGCCTACGTCGGCCTCCGCGATGATATGGTCGGCCCGCGTACCCTGGTCCTTGACGTCGCCGACCGCATCCTCGTTCCAGGCTACATCGACCCGCACGTGCATCCCGCGCACCTGGTCACCCCCTCGGCGCTGGCGCGGCATCTGCTGCCGCTCGGCACCACCACGGTGTTCGCCGACACGCTGCAGTTCTGGGAGCTCGGTGGCCTGCACGCCTTTCGTACCGCGGCCGACGCGCTGGCCCGCTCGCCGCTCAAGTTCTACTGGATGATCCGCCCCCACGCGCAGTCGCGCTCGACGGACGAGCGGCGGCGCTTCCGGGTCGCGGACCTGGCGCGGGCGCTCGAGCACCCGTGGGCGGTGGCGATCGGCGAGGTGACGCGGTGGCCCGACGCCTGGGGCGGGGATCCGGACCTGCTGGCCAGGCTCGATCTCGCGCAGCGGCGCGGCCGCCGCGTCGAGGGCCACACGGCCGGCGCCTCGGGGGACAAGATGGCCGCCATCGCCGCGGCCGGGTTCACCTCCGATCACGAGCCCATCACCGCTCGGGAGGTACTGGAGCGCGCGCGGCAGGGCATCGCGGTGATGCTGCGCGAGTCGTCGCTCCGGCCGGATCTGGCCGGGCTGCTGGACGCGCTCAAGGAAGCCCCGGGGCTCGCCTCCCGCGTCATGCTCACCTGCGACGGCTCCATGCCCGCGTTCGTCCGCGATCACGGCTTCGTCGACCACCTGATTCGCGTGGCGCTGGAGCGCGGCGTGCCGCCGCTCGACGCCTACCGGATGGCGACGCTGAATCCGGCGACTTACTACGGCCTCGACGCCCACCTGGGCGGCCTGGCCCCGGGGCGGTACGCCGACGTCTGCGTGCTCCGCGATCTCGGTGAGCCGCGCCCCGAAACCGTGGTGGCCCGTGGCCGCGTCGCCGCCGAGGGCGGGCGGCTGCTCGTCAGCGTGCCCGAGCCGCCGTGGCGCCGCGTGTTCACCTCCGCCGAGGCGCGGCTGACCGTGCCCTGGCGGTCGCGCCCGGCCGACTTCCAGCTGCCGCCCCGGACCCGGTACCCGGTGGTGAGGCTCGTCAGCGCCGTGATCACGCGCCTGGAGGAGCGGGGGCTCCAGCCGGGGGATCTCCACGCCGCGCTCGTCGATCGCGGCGGCCGCTGGGTCGCGCCGGGTGTCGTCGCCGGCTTCGCCGATCGGCTGGATGGCCTGGCGGCGACGATCTCCACCGACTTCAACATCCTGGTACTGGGACGGAGCCCCGAAGCGATGGCGCGCGCGGTGAATCGACTGCTCGATCGGCGGGGCGGGGTGGTCCTCGTCGACGGCCGCGAGATCGCGTACGAGCTGCCGCTCCCGCTCGGTGGCGTGATGACCCGGGGCTCGGTCGCCGATGCCGCGCGATGGGAGGACGGGCTGCGCGCGGCGCTCGTCGCCCGCGGCTACCCCTATCACGAGCTGCTCTTCACGCTCTTCTTCCTCTCTGCCGATTTCCTGCCCGCCGTCCGGCTGACGCCGCGGGGCGTGTGGGACGTCAAGCGAAGCCGCGTCCTCCTTCCGGCGCGCCGGCGGGTACGTGCGCAGTGAAGCGGCCCGGGTCGTCGGAGCGCTGGTCCTGGCCGGCCTCGCGCTCCTGGGTGCCGCCGCGACGCGCCCCAGCACCGGTCTCTTCAAACGCGGCGCCCACGAGGGGCGCGTCTATCGTCTCTATCTGCCGCGCGCGGTGGTGGAGGCCCCTAGGGAGCCGCCGACCTTGCCGCTGGTGGTGGCGCTGCACGGCTGCTGGCAGACGCCGGAAGACTTCGCGGCGGGGACGCGGCTGAACGAGGCCGCCGAGCCGCGCGGTCTGCTCGTCGTCTATCCCGCGCAGAGCCACCGCGACAATCCGAACCGGTGCTGGAACTGGTTCGAGCCGGCTGCCGCCGACCGCGGCGAGGTCGCCGAGATCCTCGCGCTCGTGCGCCACGTGCAGCGCGAGCAGCGGGTCGCGCGCGACCGCGTGGTGGTCCTCGGCTTCTCGGCGGGCGGGTTCATGGCCGTCAACCTGGCGTGCGCGGCACCCGACGTCATCAGGGGCGTCGGCGTGATGGCCGGCGGGCCCTATCGGTGCGGGGTCGGGCTCATCGCCGGCCTCCAGTGCATGCGCGGCCAGCACCTGGACGGCGAGGCGGCGGCCCGGGCCTGCCTCGGCTCGAGGGGACCAGGCGCGCGACCGGTGCGGGCCTCGCTCTGGCACGGAGCCGACGACACCGTGGTGAGTCCCGCGAACTTGGAAACGCTCGGGCGGATGTTCGTCCTCGTCAACGGCGGCTTCGCCGCCACCGCGGAGCGCGGCGACGGCGCGCTCCACAATGTCTACCGCGACGCGGGCGGGCGCGCCGTCGTCGAGACGTGGCTCGTCAGCGGCATGGGCCACGCCTGGAGCGGAGGCGATCCCCGCGGCTCGCACACGTACCCGCCCGGCCCGCCCGCGACCGGCCGCATGCTCGACTTCCTCCTGGCCCCCCCGTGAGGACGAAGCGGCGTCTGGCGCTGAGCGTGCTCCTCGCCGCGGTGGCGCTGGCGGCGGGGACGTTCCCGTTTCGCGCGACGTGGTGGGGCGGCTTCATCCTGGCGATCGCCGAGGCCGGCATCGTCGGCGGTCTCGCCGACTGGTTCGCCGTCACCGCGCTCTTCCGGCGCCCGCTGGGGCTGCCCATCCCTCACACCGCGCTGATCCCGGCGAACTGGCAGCTCCTCGCCCAGCGCGTGGGCACGATGGTGGGCGACCGCGTGCTCACCCGGGAGTACCTGGTCCTCGAGATCGACCGGATGGATCTCGCGGAGTGGGTGGCTCGGGCGGCCGAGCGCGTGACCCGGACCGATCTGGAGGCGGCCACGCGCACGATGCTCGGCTGGGCGGCCCGCGAGGCGCCGGTCGCGTCGGCGGGGGAGCTGGTCGGGCGCCTGCAGCGGCTGCTCGTCGCTCAGCCCGTGGCTCCCACGCTGGCGACCGCGCTCGAGCTGGGCCGGCAGCACGGCTGGGACCAGCGCGTGATCGGTGGGCTGGCGCGGGCGCTGGCCGACGCGCTCGAGCGCCCGGAGCTGCGGCGGACCGTGGGCGAGCTCGTCGACGAGGTCCTGCTCCGCTATCGCGAGCGCGTGGGCTTCTACCCGCGGCTGGCGCTGGGACTCGCCGATCTGCTCGGGCTGATCGACCGGGAGCGGATCGTCGCCTCGCTGCACGCCGGGCTCACCGAGGTGGCGAACGACCCCGCGCATCCGCTTCGCGGGCGGCTGAGCGACGCGGTCGCCGATTTCGCCGGGCGCCTCCGCCGCGACGCCGTGCTGGCGGGGCGGGTGGAGGCGGTGAAGGAGGAGCTGCTGGGCAGCCCGGTCGTGGCCCGGCTCGTCGACGACGGGGCTCGCGCGCTGCGCCGGACCCTGCTCGTCGACCTCCAGCGCCCCGCGTCGGAGGCGGTGGCCTGGGTGGCCGAGCGCCTCGAGCGGTGGCGCCGCGTCGTCGTCGCCGATGCGGCGCTCCGCGGCCAGGTGGAGCGCTGGATCAAGACGCGGGCGACCGAGCTGGTGGAGCGCCACCACGGCCGCATCGCCGCGTTCATCGAGAAGGGTGTGCACGCGCTGGGGCCGGAGGGCGCGGTGCGGCTCATCGAGGAGCACGCGGGCGACGACCTGCAGTACATCCGCGTCAACGGCACCGTAGTCGGGGGGCTCGCCGGCGGTCTCCTCTATGCGATCCACCTGCTGGTGCGTCTGCTCTGACCGACGCTGCTCTTCCTCGACTACTACGTGTCCGGCCTCACGGCGGGCGCCGTGAAGGGCTGAGGCGGACGCGACCGCGCCGGATTGTCCGCTCGCCGGTTTTCACGTACACTCAGCCATCCTCGGACTCAGGATCTTCCCAGGAGGAGCGCTCATGCCACGCTTGCCCCTCGCGGCATCCCTCATCGTCGTCGCCGGGCTCCTCGCCGT containing:
- a CDS encoding DUF445 domain-containing protein, with amino-acid sequence MRTKRRLALSVLLAAVALAAGTFPFRATWWGGFILAIAEAGIVGGLADWFAVTALFRRPLGLPIPHTALIPANWQLLAQRVGTMVGDRVLTREYLVLEIDRMDLAEWVARAAERVTRTDLEAATRTMLGWAAREAPVASAGELVGRLQRLLVAQPVAPTLATALELGRQHGWDQRVIGGLARALADALERPELRRTVGELVDEVLLRYRERVGFYPRLALGLADLLGLIDRERIVASLHAGLTEVANDPAHPLRGRLSDAVADFAGRLRRDAVLAGRVEAVKEELLGSPVVARLVDDGARALRRTLLVDLQRPASEAVAWVAERLERWRRVVVADAALRGQVERWIKTRATELVERHHGRIAAFIEKGVHALGPEGAVRLIEEHAGDDLQYIRVNGTVVGGLAGGLLYAIHLLVRLL
- a CDS encoding adenine deaminase C-terminal domain-containing protein translates to MTPAQRRRLTAVARGREPADLYLRGGTLLNVYTGELYPANVALAGERIAYVGLRDDMVGPRTLVLDVADRILVPGYIDPHVHPAHLVTPSALARHLLPLGTTTVFADTLQFWELGGLHAFRTAADALARSPLKFYWMIRPHAQSRSTDERRRFRVADLARALEHPWAVAIGEVTRWPDAWGGDPDLLARLDLAQRRGRRVEGHTAGASGDKMAAIAAAGFTSDHEPITAREVLERARQGIAVMLRESSLRPDLAGLLDALKEAPGLASRVMLTCDGSMPAFVRDHGFVDHLIRVALERGVPPLDAYRMATLNPATYYGLDAHLGGLAPGRYADVCVLRDLGEPRPETVVARGRVAAEGGRLLVSVPEPPWRRVFTSAEARLTVPWRSRPADFQLPPRTRYPVVRLVSAVITRLEERGLQPGDLHAALVDRGGRWVAPGVVAGFADRLDGLAATISTDFNILVLGRSPEAMARAVNRLLDRRGGVVLVDGREIAYELPLPLGGVMTRGSVADAARWEDGLRAALVARGYPYHELLFTLFFLSADFLPAVRLTPRGVWDVKRSRVLLPARRRVRAQ
- a CDS encoding PHB depolymerase family esterase, which translates into the protein MRSEAARVVGALVLAGLALLGAAATRPSTGLFKRGAHEGRVYRLYLPRAVVEAPREPPTLPLVVALHGCWQTPEDFAAGTRLNEAAEPRGLLVVYPAQSHRDNPNRCWNWFEPAAADRGEVAEILALVRHVQREQRVARDRVVVLGFSAGGFMAVNLACAAPDVIRGVGVMAGGPYRCGVGLIAGLQCMRGQHLDGEAAARACLGSRGPGARPVRASLWHGADDTVVSPANLETLGRMFVLVNGGFAATAERGDGALHNVYRDAGGRAVVETWLVSGMGHAWSGGDPRGSHTYPPGPPATGRMLDFLLAPP
- a CDS encoding peptide chain release factor-like protein — its product is MSRPIIVTDDVRVPAGAITVRAVRASGPGGQNVNKVATKIDLRVDLAAIEGLTDAARERLRVLARHRLDASGQLVVTSQATREQAANLEIARAKVRDLVLAALREPRPR